A window of Nostoc sp. PCC 7120 = FACHB-418 genomic DNA:
TAAAAGATTAGCGACCGACATAGTTCAACAAGTATTAAATAGTAATATCCGGAGTGTTGCCCAAAGAAATGGATTAAGTGATGAAGAAGTAGAATCAATGTTAAAAAAGCAAGTCTCGCACATATTAAACATTAACCTAAGTCAGGTAAAAAAGTTAGGTATAGATGAAATAGCTTTAGTTAAAGGAAAAGGAAACTACTTAGCAATATTAGTGGATTTAGATAGTCATAAACCAATTGAGATAGTGCAATCAAGACGAATAGAAGATATTCGTGAAGTACTTGTCAGTTGGGGAGTTGAGATACTTAATCAAATTGAAGAAGTGAGCATTGACCTCTGGTTGCCTTATAAAAATTTAGTAGAAGAGTTAATGCCAAATGCTAATATAACTGCTGATAGATTTCATGTAATGAAACAAGTAAATGACGAATTAGATACTATGCGTAAAGCTGAAAAGAAAGCAGCTATATCGCTAGATAATAAATCAGAAAAAGAGCGAATATTAGAGGCATTGAATAAGAGTAAATATGCGATTATTAAAAATGAAGACTCTCTAAATGAAAAGCAAAGAGAAAAATTAAAATCTGTGCAAGAGGTGTCGCCAAATCTCGCCAAAATGCACTCACTTAAAGAACAATTTCGAGATATATTTGAAACAACTAAATCCTGGGGAGATAGTATAATAAAACTATTGGATTGGATGTATGATGCACTTTCATATTTCCCGAAAAGTATAGGTACAATAGTTAGATGGTTTGGTGAAATAGTCGGTTATTTTGACGGAAGAACCACAAGTGGTGCTGTAGAAGGAATTAATAATAAACTCAAGTTAATTAAAAGACTTGGATATGGCTTTCGTAACTTTACCAATTTCAGATTACGCAGTTTGTTAAACTGGCATTTTACTATTAATTCTCCATAAAATTAACTGAAGAACCAACTTTGGCTCTTCAGTTCCTTTTATGGAGTCGAATAAGAAATAAAATCTAATCAGAGCCTATATTCCTTAGTAGGACTGGAGTTGAAGTTCTTAAGCCTTGCTATAAAACGGCTATTTCAATGCCACACCATAAAACCAACGCAAGAGCCAAAACTTTTATTAATTTTAGTCCTCAAAAGTCGAGCTTAATTTGCATAAAACATCTGCACAAGTTTAATCAAGTCACTTTTTGCAGGTTCACCTTTATTCAACCATTCTATTAATTCAGAAGGATATAACCAAAAACTTTCAATAAAATCATTCTGATTGTAATCTGGTTCATAATCTAATCTAATTTCATAAACTTTCATAAAAGCAGAAACTTGATATTTATATGGTGTTAAATAACCCAATAACTGCGTATTAACCATGTTTAAATCTAGGTTTAATTCTTCTTCGAGTTCACGTTGCAGAGCATCTTCGTAAGTTTCTCCACTTTCCACATGACCACCCATGCTGACATCAAGACAAAGGGGAAAAATTCGTTTTTGGGCAGAACGGCGAGGTATCCAAAGTTTTCCAAGTGAATTAACTACAAAAGAATTGACAACTCTAAAATTGCACAACCCTTGACTATATATTTCTGAGCGTTTCTTTTGTCCGATAACGCAATCACTTTCATCTACAATGTCAAGTATCTCTAAATCTTGCATCATACAGATAAAATTAACACTTATTAAATAATATACAGGTCGTAGAGGGCTAGGGGTGTTCCTTCTTTGTTCGCTCTTTTCCTCTGGTGCGGACGCTACGCGTTTGCGTAGCATCCCGAAGGGAACGCTTGATTTAGGCGATCGCTAAACGGCTGTTATCGCTGCTCTCTACCACTTTACCAATGAATAATGACGTTGTAATTTTTCTTATCAGTGCTGGACTGCTGATTATGTATCTAGTGTTCTCGGCATTAACCGAGATGGGTACAAAGTTACCGTGGAAAAAGTAAAGGGTGATAAGGTGGGATCGCTTGTGCATTTTCCTCTAAGAAAAAGTTGAAATTACACCTCCATCTTCAAAGGTTCTGGTAATTTGGCAATCACAAGATGGGATAATCTATTTCCTGGTGTTCCCTTAATGG
This region includes:
- a CDS encoding ISL3 family transposase; the encoded protein is MKFPVEQILNLPDMKVLDFQELEGEEIIITIEKSVNYSTCPWCGQMTHSIHQNHWRIIHDLPWNKKPVLLKINRRQFKCHKCKKVFSEQLDCVDKSKGYTKRLATDIVQQVLNSNIRSVAQRNGLSDEEVESMLKKQVSHILNINLSQVKKLGIDEIALVKGKGNYLAILVDLDSHKPIEIVQSRRIEDIREVLVSWGVEILNQIEEVSIDLWLPYKNLVEELMPNANITADRFHVMKQVNDELDTMRKAEKKAAISLDNKSEKERILEALNKSKYAIIKNEDSLNEKQREKLKSVQEVSPNLAKMHSLKEQFRDIFETTKSWGDSIIKLLDWMYDALSYFPKSIGTIVRWFGEIVGYFDGRTTSGAVEGINNKLKLIKRLGYGFRNFTNFRLRSLLNWHFTINSP
- a CDS encoding NUDIX hydrolase, which produces MMQDLEILDIVDESDCVIGQKKRSEIYSQGLCNFRVVNSFVVNSLGKLWIPRRSAQKRIFPLCLDVSMGGHVESGETYEDALQRELEEELNLDLNMVNTQLLGYLTPYKYQVSAFMKVYEIRLDYEPDYNQNDFIESFWLYPSELIEWLNKGEPAKSDLIKLVQMFYAN